In the Helicobacter cetorum MIT 99-5656 genome, CCCTATGGAGTGAACAAGCCAAATTTGAAGCCTATTTAGAAGTAGAAAAGGCTGTGGTTAGAGCGTGGAATAAACTCGGGCAAATTAGCGATGTTGATTGTGAAAAAATCTGTGCGGATGCGAAGTTTGAAATAGAGCGCATTAAAGAAATTGAAAAAACCACCAAGCATGATTTAATCGCTTTCACTACTTGTGTGAGTGAAAGTTTGGGAATAGAATCACGATTTTTCCATTATGGTATCACTTCTAGTGATTGTATTGATACGGCTATGGCACTACTGATGACAAAAAGTTTAAAGCTCATTCAACAAGGCGTTGAAAATCTTTATGAAACGCTTAAGAATAAAGCCTTAGAACATAAAGACACTCTAATGATAGGCAGAAGTCATGGGATTTTTGGCGAACCCATTACTTTTGGCCTAGTCTTAGCTCTTTGGGCTGATGAAATCAAACGCCATTCTAAAGCCTTAGATTTGACTATGGAGTTTATTAGTGTGGGAGCCATTAGTGGGGCTATGGGGAATTTCGCCCACGCTCCCTTAGAATTAGAAGAGTTAACTTGTGAATTTTTAGGTTTAAAAGTAGCAAATATTAGTAACCAAGTGATTCAAAGAGACCGCTACGCTAAATTAGCGTGTGATTTAGCCCTTTTAGCGAGTAGTTGTGAAAAAATTGCTCTTAATTTACGCCATTTACAACGAAGCGAAGTCTATGAAGTGGAAGAGTATTTTTCAATGGGGCAAAAAGGAAGTTCTGCCATGCCCCATAAAAGAAACCCCGTATTAAGCGAGAATATCACAGGGCTTTGTAGGGTAATTCGCTCTTTTACTACCCCTATGCTAGAAAATGTCGCTTTGTGGCATGAAAGAGATATTAGCCATAGCTCAGTGGAGAGATTTGCTTTACCAGATATGTTTATCACAAGCGATTTTATGCTTAGTCGCCTAAGTAGCGTTATTAAAAACTTGGTTGTCTATCCAAAAAATATGCTTAAAAATTTAGCGTTAAGTGGGGGGCTAGTTTTTTCACAACGAGTATTATTAGAATTGCCTAAAAAGGGTTTGAGCAGAGAAGAAAGCTATACAATCGTGCAAGAAAATGCGATGAAAATATGGGAAATTTTACAGCAAGGCACTTCAAAAAATACGGATGAAAACTTGTTTTTAAACGCCTTATTAAATGATGAACGCTTGAAAAAATATTTGAGTGAAAGCGAGATTAGAGCGTGTTTTGATTATGGTTACTACACTAAAAATGTCAATGCGATTTTTAAAAGGGTGTTTGGATAAGGCATTTTGGATAAAACATGAACCTAAGGGTTTTGACATGTTCTTGTGTTTTTAAAAATTTTGGTTGAGCTATTATTAAAATCGCTTTTTTTATCAAAATCAAAGTTTTTTAGGTTTATAATTTTGGGTTTGTAAAATCACACTCAAAGGAAAATCGTAATGTCAATATATCATGGAGTTACCCCCCCCCCACTAAGTTAAATCAAATTCGCTCTATTCTCTCTTTGGTTCTGTTAGGTATTCAGTCTTTAGGTGCTGAAACTTACGAAGAAATGAAAGAAAGGATTAGAAAAGAAGTTAGACAAGAAATCGCTCATAAAAAAGCTGAAGAAAAGACATTGCATGACCAAATCATGCAAGAAGAATTGAAAAAAGAGATTTATAAAGAAGAGTTAGAAAAAGCAAATATAGGCAACAAGAGCAATAGTAGACAGGAAAACCAAAAAGTATCTGATGAAACGATAAACCCACAAAAACAAGAAACCTTTTTAGCACAAGAGAGACAGAAAAAATTTGAACAAACCACAAAAAGGACTTTGGATACGGATTTAAACTATCAAAACAATTCTAACAATCCACAAATTAAAAGGAATGAGTTTTTAAATTCTAAAGCTAAAACCTTTACACACATGCAAGACACAGATGCGGTCTATGCAGATAAAAGAGCTTTTTATTTGGGGCTTGGGTATCAGTTAGGACTAGTAGAAAGTAAATTAAAAACTACCAATTATGGTATTCAAATCAAAAGTCTTTTAAGCATAAGTGGAATGCTTGAGCAACAAACTGAGACCGACTATGAAATTTCTAATGGCTTTGGGGTCGTGCTGGGTTATAAATGGGTGGGGAAATCTCAAATCACTAAGTATTTTGGTTTTAGGTGGGGTCTCTTTTATGATTTAACGGCTTC is a window encoding:
- the purB gene encoding adenylosuccinate lyase translates to MLERYANEEMKALWSEQAKFEAYLEVEKAVVRAWNKLGQISDVDCEKICADAKFEIERIKEIEKTTKHDLIAFTTCVSESLGIESRFFHYGITSSDCIDTAMALLMTKSLKLIQQGVENLYETLKNKALEHKDTLMIGRSHGIFGEPITFGLVLALWADEIKRHSKALDLTMEFISVGAISGAMGNFAHAPLELEELTCEFLGLKVANISNQVIQRDRYAKLACDLALLASSCEKIALNLRHLQRSEVYEVEEYFSMGQKGSSAMPHKRNPVLSENITGLCRVIRSFTTPMLENVALWHERDISHSSVERFALPDMFITSDFMLSRLSSVIKNLVVYPKNMLKNLALSGGLVFSQRVLLELPKKGLSREESYTIVQENAMKIWEILQQGTSKNTDENLFLNALLNDERLKKYLSESEIRACFDYGYYTKNVNAIFKRVFG
- a CDS encoding outer membrane beta-barrel protein; this encodes MVLLGIQSLGAETYEEMKERIRKEVRQEIAHKKAEEKTLHDQIMQEELKKEIYKEELEKANIGNKSNSRQENQKVSDETINPQKQETFLAQERQKKFEQTTKRTLDTDLNYQNNSNNPQIKRNEFLNSKAKTFTHMQDTDAVYADKRAFYLGLGYQLGLVESKLKTTNYGIQIKSLLSISGMLEQQTETDYEISNGFGVVLGYKWVGKSQITKYFGFRWGLFYDLTASTYNRGDYFYENTINTETKEHIYKKNGDIKISTYGTYLDFLVNAYNGEKFFIGSRFGLAFGGSSYSVGDKNVYESYLKQYVGGNLTYKTFQFIVDVGVRMGGKHSSFEWGVKFPTISNTYMQANINAHEILSLLHGLSNLNAKLPYSVTFQRNLALYFNYIYSF